The Aedes albopictus strain Foshan chromosome 1, AalbF5, whole genome shotgun sequence genomic interval agctgtgcggccggaaatctcgcCGGATGGCGAGGCGAGCGGTGTCtaggccggtactcggccgacgggccagcgggcgttgctggtggggggatgcaggcgtcttccctcttggacgcaatcggccggccgtggactaaccaccttggacggccgagaggggaaatCTCCTTTGCTTTTAGGGCCTATGCCCGAGATATCGTCCTATTGCGGACGGCGTAACTCCTTTACGAGTTAGGCGCGGAAGCCTTACGGCTTCGCGGGCCGACCCGTGTGCTGGACGGTGGAAACTATTAAAAGGtccaacaaaagaggtcctaTTGGACGGAACGTTGTTTAAAACAAAGTCTCAGTCTCAGGTAATGTAGATTAATTTACCTGAGCAGTTTTCTTCCCAGATGTCCACTTGACTattgtcaagggggggggggtgttaaacATGATTACTGCACAACTTCACAAAACACATCCttagcacacggacgcctgataGAAATAGCTACCGAATTAAGGCAATGGCCGCTGAATTTCTAATTTTCCCGCATTCCGTCTTTCTCTGTGTATTCTGCTTGCTCATTAGTTCAGCCATGTTACATAATTGGTAGCAGACGAATACATTCACAGCGGTACGGGACCCTATCACTACTGTGATATTTCTACTGttcttacacaagaaacgtgaagggtcctacaaacaacataaaatacaaaacaaaaatcaacaatttgtaaccaaacggttacactaTCCACCACCCCgatgaaaaaaatgcgaaagcacGAAGGGattttgcactttttttttcaattcactcTCTCAAGTCATCTTCGGCCGCCATCGGTTCGGGGATGTACAACAAACAAGTTAAAATATTCACAAAACAAGGCAACAACAATTTAAAAATCTACTAACTACTATCGCGCGGTATCATAATTAAACTttacaacaaattaaaaatataaataaaaaaacatgCTAAAACAAACTTTACGTACGTGCACAAATAAAcagtttaaaattgaaaaatgaaataaattaaaacatgcaaaataaatatgtacacaacattttaaaaatcttataaaataTCCCGTATTATGGGTAGACAACTCTATTTACACGTTGCGCAACGAAAAACAATTTTACAACCCTTTTTACAAATATTTACAACACATAGATCACATTCGATCTGCACGgccgaatcccctggcgggattgatTCGCCGGCGGGCAAACTGCCTGACACAATAGTGACAGTGACAGTTTGCGAAACGTCATGAATCTGTCAAAATGGACTGACACAGCATCTCTATTGTTTATATGTTGTTTATGTTTATGCTGTTCAGTCGAGAGCTCATCGAAGTGAGAAGTGTTAAAGTGGCCTTTTTCGTGTGAATATGTATAGGTAAGTAGTACGTACGATAGTAAAACATACTGAAGACTAATCTTCGTATGTATTTTTGTCTTTTTAGATGAATGAAACTCATTCATAGTTGGGTTTTTGGCCAATGCGACGGCAATCTTTGCTCGGAAAGATTGGTCCATTGCCACCCATAATGGTCCCGGGACAACCGTGATGAACATCTTGGCTCTGCAAGATGCAATCAGGTGAGTAAATCTGTGTACACAGTAAAATAATCAATCATACTAATGATTGCAATTGATTTTTAGACTTGGCCAATAAAATTCAAGTTGGGCGATCCCCTCCCGGCAGTTCTGCGGGTGGGGAAAAGGAGGTAAAATATTCAATCCCTCGCATTTTCCGCCGGTCCCGCCAACCCCGGTATGGATCCCCGATTATAAATCAAGGTAAGTTGGATCTAATTTTCCACGCATGCCAGCCTTTCTTACGACCGATCGGAGTCTTTCATCCGTCGGTCCGACTAATCCTTGGACTAATCTAGGACTAACTGCTAACGATTctcataccaactaacacaatcGACTAACAAATTCCATAGTCCTTCAGTGTTATTAAATTGTTAAAAACAGTTCATTTTCTCTCTTTTCAGATCACTCCGCTCCAGCGATGTTTGCCGCCGGCATCTGGGGAAAATCCAATACTCCCGCGGCTAACCGGATTTATGGCAAACTGCCGAAGAAAATCGAAGTGAAAtagaaagaaaaataaaatcatttGAGTTTAAAGTTTATAAgtctttctttttctttttattgAATGAAAATACCTTTTGGGGGTTTCCAGGTGTGCGTCCGGAACGGGGAATTTTCGTAGAAGGGTAAAGTTCCAATATCGAAGTAGGTTCGCTGCACAGTTCTTTGGCCGTAGGTTCCGCTCGAAGATTTAGGTTGGCCTTTTTCCGGATCTTGTACGTCCGGGTCTGCTTTCGGAGGGATTCGGGGTTCGAAGTTTGTTGCTTTGAAGACTGGAAAGCTTCACTAGATAAGTCTCGGGGAAATTTCGATGAATGAAGCACCGACTTACTGGTGTCAAATTCGGGGGAAAAGTAACCGGAAGAATAGCGTGACACTGGGCTCCTTTTTGTTCCCATTTCTACCTGAAGCAGGTCTTCCGAATCCGATTCGGGCTCGCTGAAGGATATTTCGTAGTCTTCGGAATCGGAACTAGGTATGATCAACTCGATCTCTTCCTCTGGTTCTGATTCCGGCGCCCTGTATTCGCATGTCGCGCTGGGGGGCAAATAGCGAGAATTTGCATCGCATGTGACGATGTTCATGTCACGCATAAACACGTAAATGATTCTTTTGATTTTTATGACGTCTGCTGGCATCATCACCCCCGAAGTCCTTTGCTCCCGAATGGTATGCAAAGTCTCTTCGAGGTCCAGCTCTAACTCCTCTAGCGGGTAGTTAGGATGCGTCGAGAGCAACGGACGAGGCATTTCGAGCCATTCCTCTAAGTCCGACTCGTCCGCATCGTACGTCGTCGGCTGCCAATTGATTGGGTTATAATTGGTTTCAGCCTTTGCTCGTCGCTTGCGTGTCATCGTATGAGAATCAGTGGGGTGTGTTGTGGGTGAAATAAAATCTTAAAACAATGGGACGGATCAAAACAAACGGGTTAAAATAAATAGTGCGCTATTGTTGTCATGATTGATTGGACAAGTAGGTACAGTAAAGTTCAATTATGATCGGAAAACATATCAACATAAACGCTTCACGAAACACAAAATTTGCCAACATCAACGAATTTTTGGACGGTAAAAACGAAAATCAAGAGCAAATGTGTCCGTGAAGTGCTCAGGACACCTCAGGACCTCTTTTGAAGGCAAAAGCCTCGATTAATCGCATATAAATCACCTGAATTTAGGACAGTGCGTAAGGGGCGAGACATACGTGCAAGCACGTATCCCTGCCACCTCCCGTCGGCAAAAATCGTTAGATTTTTGTATGCTACTTCGGTCCCTTGATTACCTTTCGCGGACTTTTGGCTGGGTGCCAAGTGAAACTAATCGACAATATAACAGTGCCGGGCCGACTAAAGACACAAGAGACTCTCCGgtaatcccagggtcggctagctactgggtaatcaagggcactttcgcgatacaaaaactaCAACACAGAACTTTCACATTTCTTATATAATTTATTGAAAACCTAattgtggcgtgtgcgtgttgttTTGTGTATAAAATCTGTGTTAATTTGTTATGTGTGTCCTATTCTAATgttggtaccggtacataccgctgctgaGTGTTGATGCGGGGTTCGTTGTccgacacagcgactccagtcgagctgtgcggccggaaatctcgcCGGATGGCGAGGCGAGCGGTGTCtaggccggtactcggccgacgggccagcgggcgttgctggtggggggatgcaggcgtcttccctcttgaacgcaatcggccggccgtggactaaccaccttggacggccgagaggggaaatCTCCTTTGCTTTTAGGGCCTATGCCCGAGATATCGTCCTATTGCGGACGGCGTAACTCCTTTACGAGTTAGGCGTGGAAGCCTTACGGCTTCGCGGGCCGACCCGTGTGCTGGACGGTGGAAACTATTAAAAGGtccaacaaaagaggtcctaTTGGACGGAACGTTGTTTAAAACAAAGTCTCAGTCTCAGGTAATGTAGATTAATTTACCTGAGCAGTTTTCTTCCCAGATGTCCACTTGACTattgtcaagggggggggggggggtgttaaacAAGATTACTGCACAACTTCACAAAACACATCCttagcacacggacgcctgataGAAATAGCTACCGAATTAAGGCAATGGCCGCTGAATTTCTAATTTTCCCGCATTCCGTCTTTCTCTGTGTATTCTGCTTGCTCATTAGTTCAGCCATGTTACATAATTGGTAGCAGACGAATACATTCACAGCGGTACGGGACCCTATCACTACTGTGATATTTCTACTGttcttacacaagaaacgtgaagggtcctacaaacaacataaaatacaaaacaaaaatcaacaatttgtaaccaaacggttacaaatTATTTGATTATTTCATGGGGTAGAGCTTGTAAGTCTAAACTCAAAAAACTGCAGACAATACAGAACCGATGTCTCAAAATTATTTTTAACTTACCAGTCTTATTTCCGACAATTCgtttgtagggggattaggggcataatggacaccctaagcaaatgagtacgttaggccggtataacagagaaaatcttaacatattatcagttgtcctacaactttaacttgtttcctacgtcttttaATCATTTacatcaggtagaatgtatttattgtgaagaaataatgaattgtaaaccgtgtgttttttagggctggcaggaaaggtacggggcgaaatggacacccatcggggcataatggacacccctgcatattgtaTGCTAATTCTTTTGTttcatcgaccagttaagtaatttgcctacagggatcaataccacagatataatcctccatcttagacaagtttacataacatcctagttaattaaataaactttaggttaAGATAATCGGatcgattttttccaaactctttaaaacgcctaacagtatgcaatgcgcgtacatccattcgtaatttccagtgttcatttcgccccgaatcgactacaactttATAATTGCTatattaagtaaattctgatcaaaaataagatacttcatccattgctaaatcttcatatacatgtagataaggtaacagttcatttgtttttatgatggACACACTCCAGCActtgtaataccttatttgatgctgcttagaaattataagaattccaccatatgaaaaacatatttcgatttcaattatattttggttattttggggcgatataaatggtacttttgaaaaatagagccATGATTTGTTGCACTATACttgtgcattaaaagttttacatcaaaatcaacggtttcggcaaaaacaggggtgtccatttcgccccgggtgtccattatgcccctaatccccctacactgAACTTGCGCATAATGCTTTACCAATTTTAGGAATCTgtgatcagcaaactttgctaatGGTTCACAATACGATAGCTAGGCCTACCCAGAACAACGACCACGATCGATTTGCTGTTCACCAAAAGGCTACAATTTGGATGACAGGCGAATACAACGAACATCCGACGAGTGGACGATGGTCGCCTGGTTTGACCCACATTTCTTCTCGGCAGTAGGTAGAGAACAGCGATGCAGCTAGTCGTTCCCTCGACGATGTATGGGTCATCCGATGTCCAGCAAAATGCTACCTGCTTCAGCCGATCGTAGGAGAGTGGATTACTCGCGAGCAGTAGCTCAATTCTCTGCGAAGGTCGACCTTGGGTTCTACGAGGACCAGTACAAAGCACCAGTCAGTCTGGATTGATCGTCACCCGAGTCGGTCTGCGTACCGTCCTTTTAATTTGTTAGCTCTTAAGTAAATGTAAAATGTAGGAATAGATTCTAGAGTAGAGTTTGTGTTTCCTTCAAACCGCGCGTGTTTTATGTGTTCCATGTGTTATAAATGAAGAAGATACCAGCCAGAAATCACCGGATCACAAGGATCTCCAGGACACTGAAACTGGACCCCCCAACCCAGCCCAATTAATCAATCGGTGAATCCAAGGTTGTCATCCCGCTTCGCCCCATCGCCCGTACAACATCACACAGGCGGTAAGCAGTGTTGGAGTTGGTCACCCAGAGCTATCGACGGAGAGGTAAGGACCAACAAGGCAACAATATCCTTTTCAATCCAACTACACATCATAACATATCGCTAAATATGGCTCCTCGTATTCACAATACCAGGCAAGTTAATTTTCTCTCCAGATCTAGAGCATACTCCAATTTCGGACAAAAACGATTTACTTTTGCCGGTCCTTCCAAGTTTAATGCCCTTCCTAGAAACATTCAACGAATTACTAATTATTTATCTTTCAAAACTAACGTTAAAACATTCCTAAGGCACAATATTTCACAATTCCTAATTTAAACTATTTATTAAAATTTACCCACATTATGTATGCCTACCGTCTTCAAACAGAATTAGTATCTTTTAAGATTAATTTTAGTTTTAAGTTACCTTTAAAAGGATTTAATATCCACTAGAAGCACattgtttgaaaaaatattttgaattatATACTCTTTTCCAgaattttgagcatgagcatgagcatgattgaccgcccgcggttgctcctctgttattgcaaggacaactgcatttacacaaagaaccaacagatgatgcttgggattagctttctcttcattgtgtaaatgctgcaatcccaatacttttcaataagcaataccagcgccggccgcgtccgaa includes:
- the LOC134286085 gene encoding uncharacterized protein LOC134286085 is translated as MTRKRRAKAETNYNPINWQPTTYDADESDLEEWLEMPRPLLSTHPNYPLEELELDLEETLHTIREQRTSGVMMPADVIKIKRIIYVFMRDMNIVTCDANSRYLPPSATCEYRAPESEPEEEIELIIPSSDSEDYEISFSEPESDSEDLLQVEMGTKRSPVSRYSSGYFSPEFDTSKSVLHSSKFPRDLSSEAFQSSKQQTSNPESLRKQTRTYKIRKKANLNLRAEPTAKELCSEPTSILELYPSTKIPRSGRTPGNPQKVFSFNKKKKKDL